One part of the Meiothermus cerbereus DSM 11376 genome encodes these proteins:
- the nuoF gene encoding NADH-quinone oxidoreductase subunit NuoF, which translates to MNGPIVSGKDPRFEKTLYKHVGQPNSWTLAYYLSHGGYQAIKKAIAQGQDWVIEEVKKSGLRGRGGAGFPTGLKWSFMPKNTGKQHYIVCNADESEPGSFKDRYLMEDDPHQLIEGMMIAGVAIQASKGYIYIRGEYRRAYDRLIAAIREAYAAGYLGQNVMGTGFSFDLYVHRGAGAYICGEETALMNSLEGLRANPRMKPPFPAQAGLWGMPTTINNVESLCSVVHIIERGADWFASMGTEKSKGHKLFQVSGPFKRPGVYELPLGTTFRELLFDWAGGPTEPIQAIIPGGSSCPPLPWNDEILDTPMDYESISAKGSLLGTGGVIGIPASMSMVDAMWNITRFYGHESCGKCTPCREGVSGWMVSLFEKIGTGQGQKGDVELLESMLDQIEGRSFCALADAACWPVRGSLKHFRHQFVEAVEQGRPVERLGSRWG; encoded by the coding sequence ATGAACGGGCCCATCGTGAGCGGCAAAGACCCCCGCTTCGAAAAGACCTTATACAAACACGTGGGCCAGCCCAACTCCTGGACGCTTGCCTATTACCTTTCCCACGGCGGCTATCAGGCCATCAAGAAGGCCATCGCCCAGGGCCAGGACTGGGTCATTGAGGAGGTCAAGAAGTCTGGCCTGCGTGGGCGGGGAGGGGCGGGTTTCCCCACCGGGCTCAAATGGAGCTTCATGCCCAAAAACACCGGCAAGCAGCACTACATCGTCTGCAACGCCGACGAGTCGGAGCCGGGCTCCTTCAAAGACCGCTACCTGATGGAGGATGACCCCCACCAGCTCATCGAGGGCATGATGATTGCGGGGGTGGCGATCCAGGCCAGCAAGGGCTACATCTACATCCGCGGCGAGTACCGCCGGGCCTACGACCGGCTTATCGCGGCGATTCGCGAGGCCTATGCGGCGGGTTACCTGGGTCAGAATGTGATGGGCACCGGCTTTAGCTTCGACCTGTATGTGCACCGGGGGGCCGGGGCCTACATCTGCGGTGAGGAGACCGCCCTGATGAACTCCCTCGAGGGCCTGCGGGCCAACCCCCGCATGAAGCCCCCCTTCCCGGCCCAGGCCGGCCTGTGGGGGATGCCCACCACCATCAACAACGTGGAGTCGCTCTGCTCGGTGGTGCACATCATCGAGCGCGGGGCCGACTGGTTCGCCAGCATGGGCACCGAAAAGTCCAAGGGCCACAAGCTCTTCCAGGTCTCGGGCCCCTTCAAGCGCCCCGGCGTGTACGAGCTGCCCCTGGGCACCACCTTCCGCGAGCTGCTCTTCGACTGGGCCGGGGGCCCCACCGAGCCCATCCAGGCCATTATTCCGGGGGGCTCTTCCTGCCCGCCTTTGCCCTGGAACGACGAAATCCTCGATACCCCCATGGACTACGAGTCCATCAGCGCCAAGGGCTCGCTGCTGGGCACCGGGGGGGTGATCGGCATCCCGGCCAGCATGAGCATGGTGGATGCTATGTGGAACATAACCCGCTTCTACGGCCACGAGTCCTGCGGCAAATGCACCCCCTGCCGCGAGGGGGTTTCGGGCTGGATGGTGAGCCTGTTCGAGAAGATCGGAACCGGACAGGGCCAGAAAGGCGATGTGGAGCTTTTGGAGAGCATGCTCGACCAGATCGAGGGCCGCAGCTTCTGTGCGCTGGCCGATGCGGCCTGCTGGCCGGTGCGTGGCAGCCTCAAGCACTTCCGCCACCAGTTTGTGGAAGCTGTAGAACAGGGCAGGCCGGTCGAGCGCCTGGGGAGCCGCTGGGGGTGA
- the nuoE gene encoding NADH-quinone oxidoreductase subunit NuoE has product MGFFDDKQDWLREVFAQYPDTPQGRRAAIMPMLRRIQQEEGWISPERQEEIAQILGITATEVAGVMSFYSYYQALPTGKYHLQVCATLSCAIGGADELWDELVQELGILRGEVTPDGLFSIQKVECLGSCHTAPVVQVNDEPYVECVTKARLHALLQGLREGRRLEEIALPGKVGHEVHVRGEEVGA; this is encoded by the coding sequence ATGGGATTTTTCGACGATAAACAAGACTGGCTACGTGAGGTATTCGCACAGTACCCTGATACGCCCCAGGGGCGACGGGCGGCCATCATGCCCATGCTGCGGCGGATACAGCAGGAGGAGGGCTGGATCTCCCCTGAGCGTCAGGAAGAGATTGCCCAAATCCTAGGTATCACCGCTACCGAGGTGGCGGGTGTGATGAGCTTTTATAGCTACTACCAGGCTCTGCCCACCGGCAAGTACCACCTCCAGGTCTGTGCCACCCTCTCCTGTGCCATTGGGGGGGCCGATGAGCTATGGGACGAACTGGTGCAGGAGCTGGGCATTTTGCGGGGAGAAGTAACCCCCGATGGCCTTTTTAGCATCCAGAAGGTGGAGTGCCTGGGTTCCTGCCACACCGCCCCGGTGGTGCAGGTCAACGACGAGCCCTACGTGGAGTGCGTAACCAAAGCCCGTCTGCATGCGCTGTTGCAGGGTTTGCGGGAAGGTCGGCGGCTCGAGGAGATCGCGCTGCCGGGTAAGGTGGGGCACGAGGTGCATGTGCGCGGGGAGGAGGTGGGCGCATGA
- the nuoD gene encoding NADH dehydrogenase (quinone) subunit D codes for MVRDPQKLHSPSVEAYDIADAPELKSEVMTLNVGPQHPSTHGVLRVVVDLSGEQILRLTPHIGYLHTGFEKNMEHRTYTQCITYTPRMDYLHSFSHDLAYALSVEKLVGAQVPPRAQAIRVMLNELSRIASHLVFLGTGLLDFGALTPFFYAFREREAVLDLFEWVSGQRFHHNYIRIGGLKEDLPPEFLGEVKKFIAQMPARIDEYEALFRESPIFYERARGVAVIPPEVAINLSLTGGSLRASGVNYDVRKAYPYAGYETYHFDVPVLTGGDIFDRMVIRLLEMRESVKIIRQAVERLEAIGPGPIRDPNPQISLPPRHLLETSMEAVIYHFKLVTEGFHPAPGEVYVPTESARGELGYYIVSDGGSMPYRVKVRAPSFVNLQSLPYACKGVQMADMVAVIASLDPVMGDVDR; via the coding sequence ATGGTGCGCGACCCGCAAAAGCTACACAGCCCCTCGGTGGAGGCCTACGATATCGCCGATGCGCCGGAGCTGAAATCCGAGGTCATGACCCTCAACGTGGGGCCCCAGCACCCCTCAACCCACGGGGTGCTGCGGGTGGTGGTGGATCTCTCAGGGGAGCAGATTCTGCGCCTGACCCCCCACATCGGCTACCTTCACACCGGCTTCGAGAAGAACATGGAGCACCGCACCTACACGCAGTGCATCACCTACACCCCCCGCATGGACTACCTGCACAGCTTTAGCCACGACCTGGCCTACGCCCTGAGCGTGGAAAAGCTGGTGGGGGCCCAGGTGCCCCCCAGGGCCCAGGCCATCCGGGTGATGCTCAACGAGCTGTCCCGCATCGCCTCGCACCTGGTCTTCCTGGGGACGGGCCTGCTGGACTTTGGTGCGCTGACGCCGTTCTTCTACGCCTTCCGCGAGCGCGAGGCGGTGCTCGACCTCTTCGAATGGGTCTCGGGGCAGCGCTTCCACCATAACTACATCCGGATTGGCGGCCTCAAGGAAGACCTGCCGCCGGAGTTTCTGGGCGAGGTGAAGAAGTTCATCGCGCAGATGCCGGCCCGGATCGACGAGTACGAGGCTTTGTTCCGGGAAAGCCCCATCTTTTACGAGCGCGCCCGCGGTGTGGCGGTGATCCCCCCCGAGGTGGCCATCAACCTTTCCCTTACCGGGGGCAGCCTGCGGGCCTCGGGGGTTAACTACGATGTGCGTAAGGCTTACCCTTACGCCGGCTACGAAACCTACCACTTCGACGTACCGGTGCTCACGGGGGGCGACATCTTCGACCGGATGGTGATTCGCCTCCTCGAGATGCGCGAGTCGGTCAAGATTATTCGGCAGGCCGTCGAGCGGCTCGAGGCCATCGGGCCCGGCCCCATCCGCGACCCCAACCCGCAAATTTCGCTGCCGCCGCGCCACTTGCTGGAAACCTCGATGGAGGCGGTCATCTATCACTTCAAGCTGGTGACCGAAGGCTTCCACCCCGCCCCGGGCGAGGTGTACGTGCCTACCGAGAGCGCCCGGGGTGAGCTGGGCTACTACATCGTTTCCGATGGTGGTTCGATGCCCTACCGGGTCAAGGTGCGCGCGCCCAGCTTTGTTAATCTGCAAAGCCTGCCCTATGCCTGCAAAGGCGTCCAGATGGCCGACATGGTGGCGGTGATTGCTTCTTTAGACCCGGTGATGGGGGACGTAGACCGATGA
- a CDS encoding NADH-quinone oxidoreductase subunit C: MQKLTELKKQAQANGWAIEEAHGNTWVVVPRGEFKALLTQLKSQGWNYLADVVGIDYLKYPQPKPERFCVVYELVSLPGYQGGDGSRVFIRVYVPEANPSLPSLTDLWMGADYLEREVFDLLGIRFEGHPDLRKILTPEDLEGHPLRKDFPLGETPTLFKEGRFIDPDAFRAGLSGDKGGMTGWRGGTRKGYQDVAAEVQKVVKGGN; encoded by the coding sequence ATGCAAAAGCTGACCGAGCTAAAAAAACAGGCTCAAGCCAACGGTTGGGCCATCGAGGAGGCCCACGGCAACACCTGGGTGGTGGTGCCCCGCGGCGAGTTCAAGGCCTTGCTGACCCAGCTCAAAAGCCAGGGTTGGAACTACCTGGCCGACGTGGTGGGCATTGACTACCTGAAATACCCCCAACCCAAACCGGAGCGTTTCTGCGTGGTTTATGAGCTGGTTTCGTTGCCGGGCTACCAGGGGGGCGATGGCAGCCGGGTCTTCATCCGGGTGTATGTGCCCGAGGCCAACCCCAGCCTGCCCAGTCTGACCGATCTATGGATGGGGGCTGACTACCTCGAGCGCGAGGTCTTCGACCTGCTGGGCATCCGCTTCGAGGGCCACCCCGACCTGCGCAAAATCCTGACCCCCGAAGACCTGGAAGGCCACCCCCTGCGCAAGGACTTCCCCCTGGGCGAGACCCCCACTTTGTTCAAGGAGGGCCGCTTCATTGATCCCGACGCTTTCCGGGCCGGCCTGTCCGGCGATAAAGGCGGCATGACCGGCTGGCGGGGGGGTACCCGCAAGGGTTACCAGGATGTGGCCGCTGAGGTGCAGAAGGTTGTGAAGGGAGGCAACTGA
- a CDS encoding NuoB/complex I 20 kDa subunit family protein, with the protein MATIADLFTKDVQELENEGVLFTTLEKLIAWGRSNSLWPATFGLACCAIEMMASTDARNDLSRFGSEVFRASPRQADVMIVAGRLSKKMAPVMRRVYDQMPDPKWVISMGACASSGGMFNNYAIVQNVDSVVPVDVFVPGCPPRPEALIYAVMQLQKKIQGKARDDQGRKLPKVEAWKR; encoded by the coding sequence ATGGCAACCATTGCAGACTTATTTACAAAAGACGTGCAGGAACTGGAAAACGAGGGGGTTTTGTTTACCACCCTCGAGAAGCTCATTGCCTGGGGGCGCTCGAACAGCCTGTGGCCGGCGACCTTTGGCCTGGCCTGCTGTGCCATCGAAATGATGGCCTCGACCGACGCCCGCAACGACCTATCCCGTTTTGGCTCCGAGGTCTTCCGGGCCTCACCCCGTCAGGCCGATGTGATGATCGTGGCCGGGCGGCTCTCCAAGAAAATGGCCCCGGTGATGCGCCGGGTCTACGACCAGATGCCCGACCCCAAATGGGTCATCTCGATGGGGGCCTGCGCTTCCTCGGGGGGGATGTTCAATAACTACGCCATCGTGCAGAACGTGGACAGCGTGGTGCCGGTGGATGTGTTTGTGCCGGGCTGCCCGCCCCGGCCCGAGGCCCTCATCTATGCGGTGATGCAGCTTCAGAAAAAAATCCAGGGCAAGGCCCGCGACGACCAGGGTCGCAAGCTGCCCAAGGTGGAGGCCTGGAAGCGCTAG
- a CDS encoding NADH-quinone oxidoreductase subunit A codes for MSPISEYQALLVYLAVAVGIAVLATVVGAVLGPKKGGRFKLMPYESGNDPAGEVKRFPVHFYAVAMLFIIFDVEVAFLWPYAVSAGTVGVVGFFGLLAFTLLLFVGFLYEWYKGVMKWH; via the coding sequence ATGTCACCTATAAGTGAGTATCAGGCTCTGCTGGTGTACCTGGCTGTTGCAGTCGGCATTGCCGTTCTGGCAACCGTGGTAGGGGCAGTTCTGGGCCCCAAAAAAGGTGGGCGATTCAAGCTGATGCCCTATGAATCGGGCAACGACCCCGCCGGGGAGGTCAAGCGCTTCCCGGTGCACTTCTACGCGGTGGCGATGCTGTTCATCATCTTCGATGTGGAGGTGGCCTTTTTGTGGCCCTACGCGGTGAGCGCCGGTACCGTGGGTGTGGTGGGCTTTTTCGGCCTGCTGGCCTTCACGCTTTTGTTGTTCGTGGGGTTTTTGTACGAGTGGTACAAGGGCGTGATGAAATGGCACTAG
- a CDS encoding bifunctional diguanylate cyclase/phosphodiesterase: MQQASFDGIPQTFLPLLRQGLSGLPETLQALAEALKTQRSYIFRLKEQDGTWYASQVAEWAASDTAPQIQNPALQNLPMKEAGYTRWLEAFLQNQAIAGTVYSFPEAERPLLEAQDIQSLLVVPIWVEEGLWGFLGVDDCQQERSFTPEEAAFLRGVAEVLARTLDLFERHRWLERLLSLSPFYVARLGVAGVLLWANPALQKAFPQGLSLPIEAALEKPGQPLTATTLDANPTEWTFMAVPGPGSETLEILALGVDIRDRLEAQEREMRWSTFRQNLLRVYETLMTEGFSDSIFSLILDAALNTVPSAQAGSVVILMEDGYYHFVTARGYDLAALRQIRLQPGDAISLTEHKKAHIFTQEDLQRYNRRLDAKQRQVMEEAGRVREIQAILSVPVYLTGQRKAILYLDNFERSDAFAPLDVELAQAFASQLGLLLRRMELEGRLQHLAYHDALTGLPNRLFFMEKLAQALQHEARPTVLYLDLDGLKLVNDLEGHAAGDEVIRGIATRLQAALRPRDIVARQGGDEFLVLLTGIETVEEVIKVGERLLEVARLPLPLGERTYRITTSIGIAMGEAGLSPGEFLQRADMALYRAKAEGKNRLAFYETQLQDALRREMELLEALQSDLESNKNLTLLYQPIVNLKTRKTEALEALLRWPKAPPSEFIPLAERHHLMPRLGNWVLRRACMDRNRHGLPVHVNVSPQELLQPNYAELVVNVLEETNCPPDALILEITESSLIPDGRGRDASQTIGFLKRLGVRVYLDDFGSGYSSLERLANLPVDGLKLGQAFTNALSTPPNPTSSAARLVAAVLALAQALNLAAIAEGIEHEAALNYLQYLGFSLGQGYILGRPDSL; this comes from the coding sequence ATGCAACAGGCTTCTTTTGATGGCATTCCCCAAACCTTTTTGCCCCTGCTGCGACAAGGGCTTTCCGGTCTTCCCGAGACTTTGCAGGCCCTGGCGGAGGCTTTGAAGACCCAACGCTCCTATATCTTTCGTCTGAAGGAACAGGACGGCACCTGGTATGCCTCGCAAGTGGCCGAGTGGGCGGCTTCCGATACGGCTCCCCAGATTCAGAATCCCGCACTGCAAAATCTGCCCATGAAGGAAGCCGGGTACACCCGCTGGCTGGAAGCATTCCTGCAGAACCAGGCCATCGCTGGAACCGTGTACTCTTTTCCTGAAGCGGAAAGGCCCCTTCTTGAAGCCCAGGATATTCAGAGCCTTCTGGTGGTGCCCATCTGGGTGGAGGAAGGCCTTTGGGGCTTCCTGGGGGTGGATGACTGTCAGCAAGAGCGAAGCTTTACCCCTGAGGAGGCCGCCTTCCTGCGAGGTGTAGCTGAGGTGTTGGCCCGAACCTTGGATCTCTTTGAGCGCCATCGCTGGTTAGAGCGTCTTCTGAGCCTATCTCCTTTCTATGTAGCCCGCCTGGGTGTTGCAGGGGTGCTGCTCTGGGCCAACCCTGCTTTGCAGAAGGCATTTCCCCAAGGCCTTTCTCTTCCTATTGAGGCCGCATTAGAAAAACCAGGACAGCCGCTTACGGCCACAACCCTTGATGCTAACCCGACAGAATGGACCTTTATGGCGGTGCCCGGTCCCGGCAGCGAAACACTGGAGATTCTGGCCCTGGGTGTGGACATTCGAGATCGCCTCGAGGCCCAGGAAAGAGAGATGCGCTGGAGCACCTTTCGCCAAAATCTCCTGCGGGTCTACGAGACCCTCATGACCGAGGGGTTTTCCGACTCTATTTTTAGCCTCATCCTCGACGCCGCGCTGAACACCGTACCCAGTGCCCAGGCAGGGAGCGTTGTCATCTTGATGGAAGACGGCTACTACCACTTTGTGACCGCCAGGGGGTACGACCTGGCAGCGCTCCGCCAGATCCGCCTCCAGCCAGGGGATGCCATTTCCCTCACCGAGCATAAGAAGGCCCATATCTTCACACAAGAAGACCTGCAGCGCTACAACCGGCGCCTGGATGCCAAACAGCGCCAGGTGATGGAGGAGGCAGGGCGGGTGCGGGAAATTCAGGCCATCCTTTCGGTTCCGGTCTACCTGACCGGGCAGCGCAAGGCCATTCTGTACCTCGATAACTTCGAACGAAGCGACGCTTTTGCACCCCTGGATGTGGAACTGGCCCAGGCTTTTGCCAGCCAGTTGGGTCTTCTCCTGAGGAGAATGGAGCTGGAGGGCAGGTTGCAGCACCTGGCGTACCACGATGCCCTCACCGGGCTGCCCAACCGCTTATTTTTCATGGAGAAGCTGGCGCAAGCCTTGCAGCATGAAGCCCGCCCCACAGTGCTCTACCTGGACTTAGATGGGCTCAAGCTGGTGAACGACCTGGAAGGCCACGCGGCGGGAGACGAGGTAATCCGAGGAATCGCTACCCGGCTCCAGGCTGCCCTTCGGCCTCGAGATATTGTGGCCCGACAAGGGGGCGATGAGTTCCTGGTTTTGCTCACTGGAATAGAAACGGTGGAAGAGGTTATCAAGGTGGGCGAACGGCTGCTCGAGGTGGCCCGCCTTCCTCTACCTCTAGGGGAGCGAACGTACCGTATCACCACCTCCATTGGTATTGCCATGGGAGAAGCTGGACTGTCCCCAGGGGAGTTTCTACAGCGGGCCGACATGGCCCTTTATCGCGCCAAGGCCGAGGGGAAAAACCGCCTTGCCTTCTATGAAACCCAGCTTCAGGATGCCTTGCGCCGGGAGATGGAGCTCCTGGAGGCCCTTCAATCGGATCTGGAGTCCAACAAGAACCTGACGTTGCTGTACCAGCCCATTGTAAACCTCAAAACGAGAAAAACCGAGGCCCTGGAAGCCCTCCTGCGCTGGCCCAAAGCACCTCCTTCCGAGTTCATCCCCCTGGCAGAACGGCACCACCTGATGCCCAGGCTGGGCAACTGGGTGCTGCGTCGGGCCTGTATGGACAGGAACCGTCACGGCCTGCCGGTGCATGTAAATGTGAGCCCGCAAGAGCTCCTTCAGCCCAACTATGCCGAACTGGTGGTTAATGTGTTGGAAGAGACCAACTGTCCTCCAGATGCCCTCATCCTGGAAATCACGGAGAGTTCCCTCATCCCAGATGGGCGAGGAAGAGATGCCAGCCAGACCATAGGTTTCCTAAAGAGACTCGGCGTGCGGGTTTACCTCGATGACTTCGGTAGCGGCTACTCCAGCTTGGAACGTCTGGCCAATCTTCCGGTGGACGGACTCAAGCTGGGTCAGGCCTTTACCAATGCCCTAAGCACCCCTCCGAACCCCACAAGCTCTGCTGCCCGACTGGTGGCCGCGGTTTTGGCCCTGGCCCAGGCCTTGAATCTGGCTGCGATTGCCGAAGGTATCGAACATGAAGCTGCCCTGAACTATTTGCAGTACCTGGGCTTTTCCCTGGGACAGGGCTACATCCTGGGCCGACCGGATTCGCTTTAA
- a CDS encoding phenylacetate--CoA ligase family protein, whose protein sequence is MDRVQRLRTVIAAAQKHPVYAQKLSTVNASGVTPEQLASLPLTTRQEWLAYIQANPRPPQGAALMHLTPSPAIGWMPEYLSADDVQYQAEALAAQMRRLGVAGKKALVAFGYHVFAGGWLFHEALQRAGAMVLPHGPGEAERIVQLQQQYGFEILVCNPSFAMKIAQAGGRFELLMAGGEPFTSVPGYREKLEQAIGGIAVDAYGTSELGVVAGESLEKNGMWEIPEMAIIEVLDPETLQPTPEGEKGELVVTSLSRTLMPMVRFRTGDLAVVSRTEGRLCLPRGVIGRTDLMVKVKGVKLYPTELAPMLMAFGIDPRGGAQLVVETKEGGTDKLTLRIKAEAVPPQLGPALQQATGIRLDDIQADPALEGPPLVDKRY, encoded by the coding sequence ATGGATCGAGTCCAACGCCTTCGCACCGTCATTGCCGCCGCGCAAAAACACCCTGTCTACGCGCAAAAACTCAGCACAGTGAACGCCTCTGGTGTAACCCCAGAGCAGCTTGCCAGCCTACCCCTTACCACCCGGCAGGAGTGGCTGGCCTACATCCAGGCGAACCCCAGGCCGCCCCAGGGGGCTGCCCTGATGCACCTGACCCCCAGCCCGGCCATTGGCTGGATGCCCGAGTACCTCTCGGCCGACGACGTGCAGTACCAGGCGGAGGCCCTGGCAGCCCAGATGCGCCGCCTGGGGGTGGCTGGGAAGAAAGCGCTGGTGGCTTTTGGCTACCACGTTTTTGCCGGGGGGTGGCTGTTCCACGAGGCCCTGCAGCGGGCTGGCGCCATGGTGCTGCCGCATGGCCCGGGCGAGGCCGAGCGCATCGTTCAGCTACAGCAGCAGTATGGTTTCGAGATCCTGGTCTGCAACCCCAGCTTTGCGATGAAGATTGCCCAGGCGGGAGGCCGCTTCGAGCTACTGATGGCGGGTGGCGAACCCTTTACCTCGGTGCCGGGTTACCGCGAGAAGCTCGAGCAGGCCATAGGAGGCATCGCTGTAGATGCCTACGGCACTTCCGAGCTGGGCGTGGTAGCAGGGGAGAGCCTGGAAAAGAACGGAATGTGGGAAATTCCCGAGATGGCCATCATCGAGGTGCTTGACCCCGAGACGCTTCAGCCCACCCCGGAGGGTGAAAAGGGTGAGCTGGTGGTGACTTCTCTGTCGCGTACCCTGATGCCCATGGTTCGTTTCCGCACAGGCGACCTGGCGGTGGTATCCCGCACAGAGGGCAGGCTGTGCCTGCCCAGAGGGGTGATCGGGCGCACCGATTTGATGGTCAAGGTCAAGGGGGTCAAACTCTACCCCACCGAACTCGCACCCATGCTGATGGCCTTTGGTATAGACCCCAGGGGCGGTGCCCAGCTGGTGGTCGAAACCAAGGAGGGTGGAACCGACAAGCTAACCTTGCGCATCAAGGCCGAGGCCGTCCCGCCCCAGCTTGGCCCGGCCCTGCAACAGGCCACCGGCATCCGCCTCGACGATATCCAGGCCGACCCCGCCCTGGAAGGGCCGCCCCTGGTGGACAAGCGGTACTGA
- a CDS encoding zf-TFIIB domain-containing protein produces MPLLICPNCETGMNEIQRNGVHIDVCPRCRGVWLDGGELEKLLGQVRQYEQEYEAELDSYRRQYAPPAQPRSPYDTDDDEAYKRRGKKKSKLSKLFDLFD; encoded by the coding sequence ATGCCGCTTTTAATCTGCCCCAACTGCGAAACAGGTATGAACGAGATACAGCGCAACGGTGTGCACATAGATGTTTGCCCCAGGTGCCGGGGGGTCTGGCTCGACGGCGGAGAGCTGGAAAAGCTTTTGGGCCAGGTGCGGCAGTACGAGCAGGAATACGAGGCCGAGCTTGATAGCTACCGCCGACAGTACGCGCCGCCAGCCCAACCGCGTAGCCCCTACGACACCGATGACGACGAGGCCTACAAGCGCCGCGGAAAGAAAAAAAGCAAGCTGTCTAAACTCTTCGACCTGTTCGATTGA
- a CDS encoding PucR family transcriptional regulator — MSLPTLRQILGLPAFRGAELLSGQARLDGQITWVHVAEVLDAARLLSGGELLLSTGLELARTSPEARVAYVRSLAEAGVGGLGLELVQWLKEVPAEMLQTARMLQFPILVFRSEVRFAELTRAAHERILRPAVSEDEPLLESLLDALIEAGLGQRFLERQLGTLLRLPSRPKSTLLATLEALLLAQFNIAKAARKLGVRRQSIYYRLEQLRGMLGELESPEKRFGLWLALELLKRQG; from the coding sequence ATGAGCCTTCCCACGCTTCGTCAAATCCTGGGGCTCCCCGCTTTCAGAGGGGCCGAACTGCTTTCGGGTCAGGCCAGGCTCGATGGGCAGATTACCTGGGTACACGTGGCGGAGGTGCTGGACGCCGCCAGGCTGCTCTCGGGGGGCGAGCTTTTGCTTTCCACAGGCCTCGAGCTGGCCCGCACTAGCCCCGAAGCCCGCGTGGCCTATGTGCGCTCGCTGGCCGAGGCCGGGGTGGGTGGGCTGGGGCTCGAGCTGGTGCAGTGGCTAAAAGAAGTACCCGCCGAGATGCTTCAGACCGCCCGGATGCTGCAGTTTCCCATCCTGGTTTTTCGCAGCGAGGTGCGCTTTGCCGAGCTGACCCGGGCTGCCCACGAGCGAATCCTGCGCCCCGCCGTCAGTGAGGACGAGCCCCTGCTGGAGTCGCTCCTGGATGCCCTTATCGAGGCTGGGCTGGGTCAGCGTTTTTTAGAGCGCCAGCTCGGGACGCTGTTGCGCCTGCCCAGCCGCCCCAAAAGCACCTTACTGGCTACCCTCGAGGCCCTGCTTTTGGCGCAGTTCAACATTGCCAAAGCAGCCCGCAAGCTGGGTGTGCGCAGGCAGAGCATTTACTACCGCCTCGAGCAACTCCGGGGCATGCTGGGCGAGCTTGAAAGCCCGGAAAAGCGGTTTGGGCTCTGGCTTGCGCTGGAGCTTCTTAAGCGGCAGGGCTAA
- a CDS encoding Zn-dependent hydrolase produces the protein MLNPKRTVAELKELRELTADENGAWRVAWSDTWLKAREWFNSKLADLPVEQHYDAAGNNWVTLQGQSEKALLIGGHLDSVPGGGWLDGCLNVLAGLEVLRRIAKEYQGKPPVTVRLVDWADEEGARFGRSLLGSSAFSGTLEPELEKDRTDKDGIRLEDALRRCGVELSRMLEAQLEQKNAAAYLELHIEQGPVLLDMGLPLGVVLGTFGVERHAITFRGQAAHSGSTPMHKRKDAFLAAAKMAPEIYNITDRNGGVSTIGSCVTRPGIVTSVVAECTITLDQRHLDAEALARLKFEAEKASQRFAREGGLPAPDWQTIWRIEPILFHPELIEFCDEAIREVAGVSHRLPSGPLHDAAEVARAGIPTVMMFVQSLHGISHNKIEDTKEEHLELSVQALDRLADKTMRWILGR, from the coding sequence ATGCTTAACCCCAAACGAACCGTGGCCGAACTCAAGGAACTGCGCGAACTCACCGCCGATGAAAACGGGGCCTGGCGGGTGGCCTGGAGCGATACCTGGCTCAAAGCGCGCGAATGGTTTAACAGCAAGCTGGCAGACCTGCCTGTGGAGCAGCACTACGACGCCGCGGGCAACAACTGGGTTACGCTACAAGGCCAAAGCGAGAAGGCCCTCTTGATTGGGGGCCACCTGGACTCGGTGCCGGGCGGAGGCTGGCTGGACGGCTGTCTGAATGTGCTGGCGGGCCTCGAGGTGCTGCGCCGGATTGCCAAGGAATACCAGGGAAAGCCCCCCGTTACGGTGCGGTTGGTAGACTGGGCCGACGAGGAGGGGGCCCGCTTTGGCCGCAGCCTGCTGGGCTCCTCGGCCTTCTCGGGCACCCTGGAGCCCGAACTGGAAAAAGACCGCACCGATAAGGACGGCATTCGCCTGGAAGATGCCCTGCGACGCTGTGGGGTGGAGCTCTCCCGGATGCTCGAGGCCCAGCTCGAACAGAAAAATGCGGCGGCCTACCTCGAGCTGCACATCGAGCAGGGCCCGGTACTCCTGGACATGGGTCTGCCTTTAGGGGTGGTGCTGGGTACGTTTGGGGTGGAGCGTCACGCCATCACCTTCCGTGGTCAGGCTGCCCACTCCGGTTCGACCCCCATGCACAAACGCAAAGATGCCTTTCTGGCCGCGGCTAAGATGGCCCCCGAAATCTACAACATCACCGACCGCAATGGCGGGGTCTCGACCATCGGGAGCTGTGTAACCAGGCCGGGTATCGTAACCAGTGTGGTGGCCGAGTGCACCATCACCCTCGACCAGCGCCACCTCGATGCCGAAGCTTTGGCCCGGCTTAAGTTTGAAGCAGAAAAGGCCAGCCAGCGTTTTGCCCGCGAAGGTGGGCTGCCCGCGCCGGACTGGCAGACCATCTGGCGCATCGAGCCCATTTTGTTCCACCCCGAGCTGATCGAGTTTTGCGATGAGGCCATCCGCGAGGTGGCCGGGGTCTCGCACCGCCTGCCCTCAGGGCCGCTGCACGACGCCGCCGAGGTAGCCAGGGCGGGTATTCCTACGGTCATGATGTTTGTGCAAAGCCTGCACGGCATTAGCCACAACAAAATCGAGGACACCAAAGAAGAGCACCTCGAGCTCTCGGTGCAGGCCCTGGATCGGCTGGCCGACAAAACCATGCGCTGGATACTGGGTCGGTAG